One Danio aesculapii chromosome 13, fDanAes4.1, whole genome shotgun sequence DNA window includes the following coding sequences:
- the LOC130239498 gene encoding killer cell lectin-like receptor subfamily F member 1: MTTLKKPVNLKVKTRKMYRGEESIDNIYENFSAIHGTYGGEIKDSNITTIQSSELPSGDVKIRSCRGSTVCLVILCVLLLTAVILLCVHIDIQSKNYTDERSQLLTNTTNLIQLNQHLKEENDELWNLTRDGWIYYRFSFYYLFNESKSWNESKINCMERGAYLMIINSTEEEDFAVKMISDLNVWIGLSQAVNNTWTWVNGRTLASEFKSRLQFYKGNGEKCVFLKKNKLWDINQCNQSMKWICEKNL; the protein is encoded by the coding sequence ATGACAACACTGAAAAAGCCAGTAAATCTAAAGGTTAAAACTCGGAAAATGTACAGAGGAGAAGAAAGCATTGACAATATCTATGAAAACTTTAGCGCTATTCATGGAACATATGGAGGAGAGATCAAGGACTCGAACATAACTACTATCCAGTCATCTGAACTGCCGAGTGGTGATGTGAAGATCAGAAGCTGCAGAGGATCTACAGTGTGTCTGGTGATTCTGTGTGTTCTTCTGCTGACTGCGGTCATACTGCTGTGTGTTCACATCGATATACAAAGCAAAAACTACACAGATGAGAGAAGCCAGCTACTAACTAACACCACTAACTTAATTCAGCTGAACCAACACTTGAAAGAAGAGAATGATGAATTATGGAACTTAACCCGAGATGGATGGATTTACTATAGATTTAGTTTTTACTATCTTTTCAATGAGTCAAAAAGCTGGAATGAGAGCAAAATAAACTGCATGGAGAGAGGAGCATATCTGATGATAATAAACAGTACAGAGGAAGAAGATTTTGCAGTGAAAATGATCTCTGACTTGAATGTGTGGATTGGTTTGTCTCAAGCTGTAAACAACACATGGACATGGGTTAATGGCAGAACACTGGCCTCTGAGTTTAAGAGCAGATTACAATTCTATAAAGGAAATGGAGAGAaatgtgttttcttaaaaaaaaataaattatgggATATTAATCAATGTAATCAAAGTATGAAATGGATCTGTGAGAAGAATCTTTAA